One genomic region from Synchiropus splendidus isolate RoL2022-P1 unplaced genomic scaffold, RoL_Sspl_1.0 HiC_scaffold_61, whole genome shotgun sequence encodes:
- the gna12a gene encoding LOW QUALITY PROTEIN: guanine nucleotide-binding protein subunit alpha-12a (The sequence of the model RefSeq protein was modified relative to this genomic sequence to represent the inferred CDS: inserted 2 bases in 2 codons; deleted 1 base in 1 codon), with the protein MAGVVRSLSRCLLPAEASRDASREREARRRSREIDAMLARERRAVRRLVKVLLXGAGESGKSTFLKQMRIIHGHEFDHXALLDFRDTIYENILKGMRVLEDAREKLGISWQRGENEKPGLLVMSWEGRAGGAALEPAHFLPYVPALSSLWADAGIQEAYARRSEFQLSESVKYFLDDLQRVAQPSYVPSTQDVLFARKATKGIVEHDFLIKKVPFKMVDVGGQRSQRQKWFQCFEGVTSILFMASSSEYDQVLMEDRRTNRLLESMNIFETIVNNKLFLNVSIILFLNKTDLLLEKIATVDIRRHFPEFRGDPGRLEDVQTFLVQSFSRKRRNRGRPLFHHFTTAVDTENIRFVFRAVKDTILQENLKDIMLQ; encoded by the exons ATGGCGGGTGTGGTCCGCAGCCTGAGCCGCTGCCTGCTGCCCGCCGAGGCGAGCCGGGACGCCAGCAGGGAGCGGGAGGCGCGGAGGAGGAGCCGCGAGATCGACGCCATGCTCGCCCGGGAGAGGCGCGCCGTCAGGCGGCTGGTCAAGGTCCTGC CTGGCGCCGGGGAGAGCGGCAAGTCCACCTTCCTCAAGCAGATGCGGATCATCCACGGCCACGAGTTCGACC AGGCGCTGCTGGACTTCCGGGACACCATCTACGAGAACATCCTCAAG GGCATGCGTGTGCTGGAGGACGCCCGTGAGAAGCTGGGCATCAGCTGGCAGCGCGGCGAGAACGAGAAGCCAGGACTTCTGGTGATGTCGTGGGAGGGCAGAGCGGGCGGCGCCGCGCTAGAGCCCGCCCACTTCCTGCCGTACGTGCCGGCACTGAGCTCG TTGTGGGCTGACGCCGGGATCCAGGAGGCGTACGCCCGGCGCTCCGAGTTCCAGCTG AGCGAGTCGGTCAAGTACTTCCTGGACGACCTGCAGCGCGTGGCTCAGCCG AGCTACGTGCCCAGCACGCAGGACGTCCTCTTCGCCAGGAAGGCCACCAAGGGCATCGTGGAGCACGACTTCCTCATCAAGAAGGTCCCCTTCAAGATGGTGGACGTGGGCGGTCAGCGCTCGCAGAGGCAGAAGTGGTTCCAGTGCTTCGAGGGCGTCacctccatcctcttcatggCGTCCTCGTCCGAGTACGACCAG gtccTGATGGAGGACCGCAGGACCAACCGTCTGCTGGAGAGCATGAACATCTTCGAGACCATCGTCAACAACAAGCTCTTCCTCAACGtctccatcatcctcttcctcaacaagaccgacctgctgctggagaagatCGCCACCGTCGACATCCGCAGACACTTCCCAGAGTTCCGGGGGGATCCTGGCCGGCTGGAGGACGTGCAG ACCTTCCTGGTCCAGTCCTTCAGCCGCAAGCGCAGGAACCGAGGGAGGCCGCTCTTCCACCACTTCACCACGGCGGTGGACACGGAGAACATCCGCTTCGTCTTCCGCGCCGTGAAGGACACCATCCTGCAGGAGAACCTGAAGGACATCATGCTGCAGTGA